The window AGGATCGTCAgttacaagaaaaagaaaaacatgatgtGAATATGTTTTAGCTTAGTCAACAAAGGAGCATGAGAGACTTACTTACTGAAAGACACAGAAGGGAAcagttattgaataaaaaaatataagttaattaaattaactaaaataacttGTCAAACACTTGACAAAATCAagaatttaaagtattttatccCATTTTTAGCGTCCTAactttttttacatcaatttattttacacTTTCTTTTGCATCGTTTAAAAGCATTAATTTCTCTTGTTATCGACATTTCTCTCCTTGCTAAATAGTCTGGCACTATATCAAGTGTAAAAGACTATACAACTTGATGTCAACTAAATACTTCCCCAGTGTTTatcagtgttttttttattaaattgtaggGCATCActttcaattagtttttttggCCACAGAATAAAAAATGGAGACCCAACGCAAGAAACAcagaacacaatttttctaacCATGCGCATTGATCATGGTAATTAAAGTAATCCATAATTCAAAGTGACCAATGTATCTTGCTTGACTGAATTAGCTTGGCGCAATGGCACTTCCCTTTTTCCTTTACTCATGCCACAATTTTATGGGGTGGTAGCTTGCTTGACCAACCAATTCAGTGGGCAATGGATCCCACTATTTAGGAAAGggaaaatcaacacaaaattttgCCTTTAGGTGAAATACCTAATGCCAAAGGCCGTCATCGACAAATCTATTATTGACTTGGTTCAGTGATttggaaaaagaaaactatGACTTGACAGTCAATCTTATAGgtgtagtaataataatattttatgaatttgaatttcatcatAAATAATAACCAAACAAACGTATGCCTTAAAATACTTATTCCATTGTCTTTCTCGTCACGCTATTGCAATCACACCTGTCACTAGAGTATCATAATTGTCACCACCATATTGAGGCAGCCATTAATAGTATTAGTACTAGAACGTGAACACCAACTCACATCATGTTATGGATGATCTTGCTattaaagaatttatttattctcaGTCAATTTCTGCATGATTTggcatataataataaatacaaggatttaatatttttcaactgAAAATTCTGTATGAAGGGAACAAATAAAGGTTTATATTAGTAGAATGAATTACTCACAAGGTGTACGTGATAACTTAGACCCTTTAAACATTTGATAgaagtttaatttttactatGTGAGTAGAATACTATTTGTGAGTGTATAGGAGATATTCTTTAACTAgtattctacttttttttatagggTAGTCTCATAattttgtcataaaaaaaagtgaaatgagTTGATGAGTTTTTTCTTCCTTACCACCAATTCATCAAAAAATGAGAGTACAACTTTATTCCCATTTTGAAATATGAATTGGAAAGACCAATTTTTCCATTTTATGACATGTTAGTAGGTTAATATATCTAAATctgaaaaaatgatattaaatagaaaaataaaaaagagaacataacttttataaataaataaaaaagacaatgagagatagaattaaattatcaaaatataaataagaatatgattggagaataataaaatttatgtttgaattaaGGAATTTatagatacatatataaaataaaataaagttttgatTGAACACTAATTAAACTATAAGTTTTAACAAGCACTACAAAGagctgttaaaaaaaacaaaaaaaacagcaCTACAACGAACTACATCCGCTGCTACACCGGTAATCATGTGTATGCCTCATGTTTCTAAGATCAGAATAATGTTTGAACTTAATGGTCTCCACTTTAAGTTCCTCAAATTaaaaatgctttcttttcttgttataattatttttaattagaagaaTTTATAGAGCATAgaacaaaatagaataaaattggCTAGTGAATTTTCCcccctcattttttttcttcatctgcAATTAATACTGGaataaaaaactttatgaaAATTGAATTCACTACCactcaaacaaaaaatttatagttTGGTTGGtttaataagtttaatttgatgaaaatgaCTCTTTAGATgtgtttaatttgattaatctaTGGACAAAATATTCTCACTCTTTTACATGTGTGTTCTCATGTTTGTCTACCATGAAGAAGTTTTAAGTGGTCCACGgctaaatcattttattttacctaCAATAGAAGGTAATAATGATATgttgatatatattttcttttatatatttaaattaactttttaaagagcttaaattaattttgttaatttaacacaaatattttctttttctttttcctaacCTAATTCGCCTCCATCGgactcaacttttttttatccagaTCTACACCACAACTCCTCCCTCCGATTCAACATCTCAACTCTCTACCTCCTTCCTACCTCCTCCCCGTTTCTTCTTCACAACAACAATCTCAACTCGattctttttaattaagaattttgCCATGTATTTGGGTTTTGTTGTGGTTTAAAACCACTCAATCCACATGTGTTTCTACAGTTTGAGAAATCGACCCCCCTAACCCCGATTTTTTATCTTCCTTTTTACTATAAGAATAAAAGTCTGTGGATTTTGGATTGTCTATTAGTGTTTGTGTTTCTGTTGTAGGTGAAGAAAGGGGAAAGAGGGGATGGTAGTGGCGGCGGTGGGAAGGAGGAAACGGAAAGGAAGGGCCACCGCTAGAAATCACAACGGCGGATGAGAGGGAAAATAGCAGTACCAACAAGGAGGGAGTGCATGGTAAGGAGAGTCGGTGCAAAAAGAACAAGAGGACCAAGCCATGTCAAGCCACATCACTTCATATTTACTCTTGCTTTCTTGTGTCCGTCATTAATGATCGATCTCCTTCACGTTAATCACAGCAGCCAGCACTCTTGTCGACCTACAGCAACTACAACCCCAATCATAACAGGCTTCCCTACCTCTCTTGTaccccttcttttttttctttttcattttttggtcatAAAGCATGGTTGCATTTCAATtgcaaataataaatcataatttgaaCACACTGTAAGACACCAACTTTTACTCAAATTTCAGATTTAAACAACGATTTCCAAACAAGCATTGCAATCTGCTTGAGTTCTGTTATGGAAAACACTTTGGGGCACTTATCAACGGATGCATCCCACAAGGGACAAATCCCAAGTAGGAATTCTTAACTCCCCTgctagtttaaaattttatttcaagcgTAAGACaatatttacatataataaCATCTAGCTATTCCAATTTTTATGTTTAGCTCTTACGCTAATGCGTAGTTAAAAATGTTCTGTGAATAATTATTTGGTATGTTAAAAAAACAGTTACAATGCCAAATAATATTCTCAACTTTATCTGTTTAGCAATAGAATTTATGCATTTCATAGTTAAAGCAAGTGCGGTTGAGCGATCGTGATCATATACCGCAAGCAGTGATCAAACAGTATCACTCATTGCGATAATTATTTAGATTAACCCCAATGACCAATAGCAATACATAATACAATATAAATTCagaatcaaaaattaaaaaaaaaaaaaggggggggtcCCCAGGGCAGGCCGTATTAGACCATCAgacaaatataacaaatatgAGGCTTTGAGCCGGccataattttatacataagCAGAGTCTCAAACTTCATTTTGCAATTAAGATGCCCAAAATTTCATGTCAATGAAGCAATcactaaaattaacataatgtaTCTAAGAAATTGCTTTCTACATATATTCTACATTTTGGCTCAAAAATACCAAGATAAATAATAGTATGTATACATATCACAGTCACACTGATTGATACAGTAGCCGGAGACTATATTTGGATTTCATCACGTCACCTATACTCaggcaaaaataaagaaagaatattccctgtaattatattttgaaatatcaaAGAATTTTCAGTTTACCCTTGGCCACAGAATCCTTAACAAGCTCCATATGGCATGAAGCTTTCTGCGCTCCAGTCAAACCAGAACAGGTGCCACTAGCCCCTAAAGTGACAGCAAAGTAAAGATAAACAGTGCAGAGGAGAGTTAGCAGAACAAGAGCAGATAAGAGGAAGCGATGCCTCTGGAAAAGTGTGGACCAACTACCCAGTTCATCCTTTTTAAACTGTCTCCTGAAAGATGGAGACTTGAGACGAGGAGATGTCAGAATGGAGTCAAGAACCATGGCTTCAAATTTCAATGTCAACCTTTATCAAACCCCTGAAGTTGTACATCATGCAAAAACACCAGTCAAGTTGTGATTCTATATATATGATATGTAAGGCTTAAATTATGGCATATCAATATTGTAATAGCAACCTCATTCTTCCCAATTCTTCACTAATTCTACACAATCATGCACACATAACAGCACATATTTTTTGGCTTTCAGAAAATATAACATGGGTTTTAATATCAATTAGCAAAATCTCCTGAAATCATGGCCAAATATCACTTCAGAATCTATAAGGGAAGTCTTCATCTTTGCCTTTGGTCTTCCCTCAAACAAAATCTAGTCTCTCACGCCTAATAATCCTTCAAAAGGAATAGGCAAATGCCACACACAGACAGTAACTCACAAAATCAGCCATGAGTGGGAATTCAGAGATGCCAAATGCAAAACCTTCAAGGTTATAAAAAATTGTCCACAACCATGATTTTGGCATGTCAAGGTCTTTGGATTCTCAACAACCAAATCACTAATTGTGGCTGCAATGGCCACATTTGTCTGTAATTTTCCACAATGTTAAGGATTGCAACAACCGCAACACGATACAACTTAAAACCTTGAAAACCCTCAACAACATACTAACCTCACAAAAAACAAGGCACATTCAAGATTTCACTATGACTACAGAGACAATCAAAACTCTTCACTAAAACAGCAAGACTCCCAAATCAACAAGATCGGCCCTTTTACTCATATTTCAGCAAGAAACGCCACTTTAAAACTAGAAAGAAACGCAGATCTTTTTTCTTGTcgtacaaaataagaaaaaaacaagCTTCTGCAAGAATAAAAAGCTTGTCCATTtctcaaaatattatatatctgTAAGAATTCACAGAAAACGGCAGGTTACATAATTGATAATTCATTCCCGAATTAATCCAATCTTATGAAAACTCAACaagattcaaaagaaaaaagagtgatTTGACATAAACATGCCCAGAGAGGGTGTGAATCCGATTTAGGTTTCACTCAACGCCAGCACCAAAGAAAAGACGTTTTTTTCAATCGTGAAGTAATTACAATTAATCATACAACGCAATCTCATAACCGGAGCAAGATTAATTTGAGAATTAATgttgaaaaagatgaaagaagACTCAGATCTAAcgaaatgaaagaaagaaagaaagagacatgaaaatagtaataacaataataatacataCCCTTCCCCTTCGGCTTGGATTCGCGAGATGTGATGAGACAGTTGCCGCACAATATGTGAAGCGCAAGCGAATTGCTTTCCTTATAAAGTTGGCTCAATACGCGTATACAACTCACACTCCCCTTTCTAGTCTTGTACTGTAGTACTTACTAACTAATCtctgttctttttattttgtcctTTCGATTTTCAAAAAGCCACACAAACCATGGtgggttcttttctttttttcaatctgAGGATGTTTTTTAGTTGAGCCTCAAATTACCATTAGCagcataaaaaagaattaaggtGTCCAGGTCCAACTTGccgatttttttgttggaagacATTCATACATACATGTAGTATTAATTTGAGGGACCATATTTGGTCTATAATTTCAGGCACCGGCTTTGCGAAATTAACAATTCTAATGCCTATGGTCAACAAAACAAAGATACTGAAAGGTCCATCTCATTAATTAATGATTGGGCTTGACCGCCTAACACGCATCTATCTTGAGCCCAATTCAACTCCACTCTGGACCTTTAAAAAACACTCCACTCTAGAATGGACCCAAAAATATCTACATACCATTattttaacaaagaaaaaatgaggAGCCTACTTCCTACACTCTTACTTTCTTTTGCTTCTTCTACTTTTCATTGCATTCCAAAAAATTCATTCTATCCAAGAATGCAATGAAAAGTGTAGAAAACAACAATCTGAGAAATGATACATGTTTATAGTAGAAAGTATTCACCAATTGTTATTTTATCCGAAAAGGAAATGATTAGTGAACTCTAATCTAAATGATACCTAATAAGAAAAGTGTAAGTATGATATATAAAAGTTCAAAATAAAGAGTAATATATAAACTCTTGGCATGCAAAATCAAACAACATGATGTCGTGTTTGTTTGAGCTTTTGTCATGCGTGTCTTTCAACTTTTTTCACGTCCAATTCAAAGTTTACAAAGAAGCTACAAAGTGTAGCTTCAATTAGACGTCGATAACATTAACagcaataagaaaaaaatatgaatcaagTATGCAATGAGACTTTTTGAAATACGCATAAGCACAATATAAACACATCATTAACACTTGTCACGAAGAGCGTGTTTGTTTACACATTTGATGCAATTGGCACGCATTACAAAGTATCATCGTTCTTTGAGAAGCAAAGATTTCTTGCTTTTGGTTGAATGTGGGTTTGGGTAGCCCCAGAACGGAAAAACAGACATGCTATAACACGTAAAGCATCAAATATCAATCTCATTTTTTAAACAAGAGGTGGAAATACCACGTCAAGCTGGTCCAAAATTTGTTCAAGCCGAGATTTTTTTGACCTAGCCTTGCCATATACCAGACCAATGGCCTAGGTCTAATGGGCTAACTTagcttaaattaaaaataaaatttaacacatatttaatatattattgtttCTTGCTTGCAACAGCTAAAAATACTGCAAGCCCAACAGGCTAGAATGTTGTGCAGAGTTTGAATTGATGTTTCATCTATACATGACGAGCATgcaaataaatatatgaaagcTATAAAATATTTGAGAAGAATCACTACTCTCCTTAAGCTTGAGCTGAACCTCCTAATCTCCTAGCCTTGTCTGTTTGCTGTTTGTAGATTATCACAAAGCAAGGAAGAAGGGCTTTGGGATTTAACACGTAGAGTTCCTCAGCATCTGAATGACCATTTGTATTTTCTGACAATGAATCAAACTCTGAATCAGccctttcttcttcaatttcttcAAGAGGACTATAAATTCTCCCAGCTATTACTCTGCACACTATGACAGACTTTCTTGCAAATGGCCTCTCATGGGATGTCATAATGGAAATGGATTCAAAGGCTTTCCTACTTGTGGAAGTGGTGTAAACCCCCGATGCACCATGGAATTCCTTATTGGTGAAGAAGCCATTTCTCAGGATTTGGCATATACCACAATAGTCTAAAGTGCACAGGCTAGAACTGTTTGTGCCAAGAGAACATGAAATAGTTGTGCCATGGAACCTTAAAAGCTCATTTCCATCAGCCACACAACGTGGATGCTTCTTCTGTAGCTTCTCAGCGTTATCCTTCACCTTTGCTCTGTATTCCTCAAAGCAAGCTAAGGTTTTTGGTACATTCAGAACCTTTAAAATGCAATCAATCTGCCCCACCATGTTTTCGGAATTATTAATAGAGCTTGTTCCACTTCCACATATTGTTTCTATAATCTGTCTAGATGAATCTTCTTCAAGTTCAGTGACTGCAAAACAATATATGAAATGAAACGCATCTAGCTTTAGTTTGCATAAATCACATGTTAATTGCAACAAAGCCCCCAAGAAACTCTCCCTGATATGCAAAAATTTCTGACAAAGGATCTCAACAATTTCAGCAATTGGGCTAATACTTGGGGCAAGTATGTTATAGTTAATTAAGATGAACACTTTTAGAACCTCTTTCCTTccattctttattctttgatgtgAAGTATATTGAATCCCCCTCTAAAGGCTTTATTTCTAACTTCTGAGGGAAAGAAAGACTAAATTCTTTGAACAATTTATTTAGCAAAGACATGGCAAAGAAAAGCTTATGGCAACTAACTGAATCATAACATGatgaaagtaaaagcagaaGCACTTCAA of the Glycine max cultivar Williams 82 chromosome 13, Glycine_max_v4.0, whole genome shotgun sequence genome contains:
- the LOC100807216 gene encoding uncharacterized protein, with product MLEAWLSLKKTLQCKPQPNQVHDPKTTRQQKGNQRTKLSNLESSNTKDFIQGSKGHLKKSLSYRGDIDITSPITNEIVLDSSNNGTSRCCPCPQSNSGNKASEGSHRTRRSATSSKITMTYHVDYNEANVSSNTSTLVQMDSDGCSTLTCHKCGKKLKNLDAVEAHHISEHSVTELEEDSSRQIIETICGSGTSSINNSENMVGQIDCILKVLNVPKTLACFEEYRAKVKDNAEKLQKKHPRCVADGNELLRFHGTTISCSLGTNSSSLCTLDYCGICQILRNGFFTNKEFHGASGVYTTSTSRKAFESISIMTSHERPFARKSVIVCRVIAGRIYSPLEEIEEERADSEFDSLSENTNGHSDAEELYVLNPKALLPCFVIIYKQQTDKARRLGGSAQA
- the LOC100500210 gene encoding uncharacterized protein LOC100500210, with protein sequence MVLDSILTSPRLKSPSFRRQFKKDELGSWSTLFQRHRFLLSALVLLTLLCTVYLYFAVTLGASGTCSGLTGAQKASCHMELVKDSVAKGKLKIL